Proteins encoded together in one Flavobacteriales bacterium window:
- a CDS encoding glycosyltransferase: MHVLLIPKWYPGPRDPQLGDFIRKQALALDRHTPVSVLVVQADPDAHAPMAITSGTVDGLWELRAVYRACTWPLAPLRKAVNLWRHLRSATRALQVLERERPAVDLVLAYILVRPALTALRLRRRGIPFVLAEQSSEYLDGTFARKGPLFKAFVRAIARRARAFIAVSPHLGAALVRHGLCTEPVVVPNTIPGLDRPLPPAGPPGHFLMVADLVDRIKRVSGALRALAQARAHEPSLRLTVIGDGPDRADLEALTRALGLGDHVRFLGRLPNSAVLDHMARTFAVVVNSRVETFSVVTGEALAQGRPVIATRCGGPEAFITAMNGLLIPVDDDAALADALVRLTREADRYRPDTIRAGVNDRYGPDAVGRTLLHALQQAP; encoded by the coding sequence ATGCATGTGCTCCTGATCCCCAAGTGGTACCCCGGTCCCCGCGACCCGCAGTTGGGCGACTTCATTCGCAAGCAAGCCCTCGCGCTGGACCGCCATACGCCGGTGAGCGTGCTGGTGGTGCAGGCCGATCCCGACGCCCACGCGCCGATGGCCATCACGTCAGGGACCGTCGACGGGCTGTGGGAGCTGCGCGCCGTGTACCGCGCCTGCACCTGGCCGCTGGCGCCGCTGCGCAAGGCCGTCAACCTGTGGCGCCACCTCCGCTCCGCCACACGCGCACTGCAGGTCCTGGAGCGCGAGCGCCCGGCCGTGGACCTGGTGCTGGCCTACATCCTGGTGCGGCCCGCGTTGACCGCCCTGCGCCTGCGCAGGCGCGGCATCCCCTTCGTACTGGCCGAGCAGAGCAGCGAATACCTGGACGGCACCTTCGCGCGGAAAGGCCCGCTCTTCAAGGCCTTCGTCCGCGCCATCGCCCGCCGCGCCCGCGCCTTCATCGCCGTGAGCCCCCACCTGGGTGCGGCCCTCGTGCGCCACGGCCTGTGCACCGAGCCGGTGGTGGTGCCCAACACGATCCCGGGGCTCGACCGCCCGCTGCCGCCCGCCGGCCCGCCCGGCCACTTCCTGATGGTGGCCGACCTGGTGGACCGCATCAAGCGGGTGAGCGGTGCCCTGCGCGCGCTGGCCCAGGCCCGTGCCCATGAGCCCTCGCTCCGGCTCACCGTGATCGGCGATGGCCCGGACCGCGCCGACCTGGAGGCGCTGACGCGCGCGCTCGGCCTAGGCGACCATGTGCGGTTCCTCGGCCGCCTGCCCAACAGCGCCGTGCTCGACCACATGGCCCGCACCTTCGCCGTGGTGGTGAACAGCCGGGTGGAGACCTTCAGCGTGGTGACCGGCGAGGCGCTGGCCCAGGGCCGTCCGGTGATCGCCACACGCTGCGGCGGCCCCGAAGCGTTCATCACCGCGATGAACGGCCTGCTGATCCCCGTGGACGATGACGCCGCGCTGGCCGACGCGCTGGTGCGGCTCACCCGCGAGGCCGACCGCTACCGGCCCGACACCATCCGCGCCGGGGTGAACGACCGCTACGGACCGGACGCCGTGGGCCGGACCCTGCTGCACGCGCTTCAACAGGCCCCATGA
- a CDS encoding T9SS type A sorting domain-containing protein, with amino-acid sequence MTRGSVIAGAVLLSQIGLNGQVAPTITWQNCYGGSADEVGHRLVRTSDHGFVVAGFTTSVDGDVSGQHGDHDTWAFKTDSTGALIWQRTVGGVSWDNAHGLAQALDGGFFLAGMMTPYPILYSQVSAVKLDGLGNVVWSVDLGGSSNETARDVAATSDGGCIVAGSAASNDGDVSGNHGLSDAWVVKLDNAGAMQWQRCFGGSGHDDGWAIINTTDGGYLLAGSTWSLDGDITVNLGSGDVWLVKIDVAGNIQWQKTLGGTWSESPRDLLATSDGGYLFAAETRSSDGDVLGQHGDQDMWIVKLDANGDIQWQNCLGGTGLDIPLDIDQLADGGFILTGNSRSTDGDVSGNHGIMDAWVARLSDQGTLLWQKAMGGTDFDGGDAVEVMSNGRSMIVGHTQSADGDVQNFIGVRDVWMIELGEEDLATGVPSGSDLPDPIAIPNPTNGLVHVTEQIGPLVHYSVFNLLGAVVRSGRLETPDRTIDLSALPPGPYLIDGTTGQGSFQVRVIKE; translated from the coding sequence ATGACCCGCGGTTCCGTGATCGCTGGCGCCGTGCTCCTTTCGCAGATCGGGCTGAACGGACAGGTGGCCCCGACCATCACTTGGCAGAACTGCTACGGAGGTTCGGCCGACGAGGTCGGCCATCGTCTCGTGCGCACCTCCGATCACGGCTTCGTTGTTGCTGGCTTCACGACATCGGTCGATGGGGATGTGTCAGGGCAGCATGGTGACCATGACACGTGGGCCTTCAAGACCGACAGTACCGGAGCACTGATCTGGCAACGCACTGTCGGCGGGGTGAGCTGGGACAACGCCCATGGCCTTGCGCAAGCACTGGATGGAGGGTTCTTCCTGGCCGGCATGATGACCCCCTATCCGATCCTCTACTCTCAAGTGTCCGCCGTGAAACTGGATGGTCTGGGGAACGTGGTATGGAGCGTCGACCTTGGTGGATCGAGCAACGAGACCGCCCGTGATGTGGCCGCCACATCGGATGGAGGCTGCATCGTCGCCGGTTCGGCCGCCTCCAACGACGGTGATGTTTCGGGCAATCACGGCCTGTCCGACGCATGGGTCGTGAAACTGGATAACGCTGGCGCCATGCAATGGCAACGCTGCTTTGGAGGATCAGGTCATGACGACGGTTGGGCCATCATCAACACCACGGACGGGGGCTATCTGCTTGCCGGAAGCACATGGTCCCTGGACGGTGATATCACAGTGAACCTAGGTTCCGGCGACGTCTGGTTGGTGAAGATCGATGTTGCAGGGAACATCCAATGGCAGAAGACCTTGGGCGGCACGTGGTCGGAATCGCCCAGGGACCTGCTGGCCACCTCCGATGGCGGATACCTCTTCGCTGCTGAGACCCGCTCGAGCGACGGTGACGTCCTGGGTCAGCACGGCGATCAGGATATGTGGATCGTGAAGCTTGATGCGAACGGCGACATCCAGTGGCAGAACTGCCTCGGTGGTACCGGACTGGACATTCCCCTGGACATCGACCAGCTTGCTGACGGTGGCTTCATCCTCACAGGAAATTCGCGCTCCACGGACGGTGATGTGAGCGGCAACCACGGTATCATGGATGCGTGGGTGGCCCGGCTGAGCGATCAGGGAACTCTGCTCTGGCAAAAGGCCATGGGCGGAACCGACTTCGACGGCGGCGACGCCGTGGAGGTGATGTCGAATGGACGATCCATGATCGTCGGCCATACCCAATCGGCCGATGGCGATGTGCAGAACTTCATCGGCGTGCGCGACGTCTGGATGATCGAACTCGGGGAAGAGGATCTCGCCACAGGTGTGCCATCAGGTTCGGACCTGCCGGACCCGATCGCCATCCCGAACCCGACCAACGGGTTGGTCCACGTCACCGAACAGATCGGACCGCTCGTCCACTATTCCGTGTTCAACCTCCTGGGTGCCGTGGTTCGTTCCGGCCGGCTGGAGACCCCTGATCGCACCATCGACCTGAGCGCGCTGCCTCCCGGTCCTTACCTCATCGACGGAACCACCGGCCAAGGGTCGTTCCAGGTGCGCGTGATCAAGGAGTAG
- a CDS encoding peroxiredoxin — MPRIGDKAPDFEANTTHGPLTFSEYIKDHWTILFSHPADFTPVCTTELSEFARHGAWFAEHKTRLIGLSIDSIHSHVAWVQNVRERTGVYLDFPIIADIDMRVSKLYGMLHENTSNTAAVRAVFVIDPAATIRLIMYYPLNVGRNMDEIMRVLEALQTADAHACAMPVNWRKGDKVIIPPPKTLKDLDARLKDESLEKVDFYLAKKQLA, encoded by the coding sequence ATGCCGCGCATCGGCGACAAGGCCCCCGATTTCGAGGCCAACACCACGCACGGCCCCTTGACGTTCAGCGAGTACATCAAGGACCACTGGACCATCCTGTTCAGCCATCCGGCGGACTTCACCCCGGTGTGCACCACGGAGCTCAGTGAGTTCGCGCGGCACGGCGCCTGGTTCGCGGAGCATAAGACCCGGTTGATCGGCCTCAGCATCGACAGCATCCACAGCCACGTGGCCTGGGTGCAGAACGTGCGTGAGCGCACCGGGGTGTACCTGGACTTCCCGATCATCGCCGACATCGACATGCGCGTGTCCAAGCTGTACGGCATGCTGCACGAGAACACGAGCAACACGGCGGCGGTGCGGGCGGTCTTCGTCATCGACCCGGCCGCCACCATCCGGCTGATCATGTACTACCCGCTGAACGTGGGGCGCAACATGGACGAGATCATGCGCGTGCTGGAGGCCCTGCAGACCGCCGATGCCCACGCCTGCGCGATGCCGGTGAACTGGCGCAAGGGCGACAAGGTGATCATCCCGCCGCCCAAGACCCTGAAGGACCTGGATGCCCGTCTGAAGGACGAGAGCCTGGAGAAGGTGGACTTCTACCTGGCGAAGAAGCAACTGGCCTGA
- a CDS encoding cation transporter → MEGGRANIRLQSWILGIGVAVMAVKFLAWHLTHSTTLLSDALESIVNVVAGGFALYSLILSAKPRDREHPYGHGKVEFISAGIEGGLVMLAALLIIARAVQGLLTHAPLHDIDTGIGLAIAAGAINLVMGLVLRRRGRLSHSITLEAGGAHLLSDAWSTVALVVGLVLIRFTGLLWLDQVFAIAFALYILFTGLRVFRRSVAGIMDEADLELGERVVAVLEQHRSPSWVDVHNFRMIAYGSVLHVDCHVTLPWYHSLEEAHREIGAIEAVVNERLDRTVELFIHMDPCIPTSCRICALDGCPHRKAPFAERIPWSIDTVLSNRKHGA, encoded by the coding sequence ATGGAGGGGGGCCGCGCCAACATCCGCCTGCAGTCCTGGATCCTGGGCATCGGCGTGGCCGTGATGGCCGTGAAGTTCCTGGCCTGGCACCTCACCCATAGCACCACCCTGCTCAGCGACGCCCTGGAGAGCATCGTGAACGTGGTGGCCGGCGGCTTCGCACTGTACAGCCTCATCCTGTCCGCCAAACCGCGCGACCGCGAGCACCCGTACGGCCACGGCAAGGTGGAGTTCATCAGCGCCGGCATCGAGGGCGGGCTGGTGATGCTGGCCGCGCTGCTCATCATCGCCCGCGCCGTGCAGGGCCTGCTCACCCATGCCCCGCTGCACGACATCGACACCGGCATCGGGCTCGCCATCGCCGCCGGCGCCATCAACCTGGTGATGGGGCTGGTGCTGCGCCGCCGCGGCCGCCTCAGCCATTCCATCACCCTGGAGGCCGGCGGCGCCCACCTGCTGAGCGATGCGTGGAGCACCGTGGCCCTGGTGGTGGGGCTCGTGCTCATCCGCTTCACCGGCCTGTTGTGGCTCGACCAGGTCTTCGCCATCGCCTTCGCCCTCTACATCCTGTTCACCGGCCTGCGCGTGTTCCGCCGCTCGGTGGCGGGCATCATGGACGAGGCCGACCTGGAGCTGGGCGAACGCGTGGTGGCCGTGCTCGAACAGCACCGCAGTCCCTCCTGGGTGGACGTCCACAACTTCCGCATGATCGCCTACGGCAGCGTGCTGCATGTGGACTGCCACGTCACCCTGCCTTGGTACCACAGCCTGGAGGAGGCCCACCGCGAGATCGGCGCCATCGAGGCCGTGGTGAACGAACGCCTCGACCGCACCGTGGAGCTCTTCATCCACATGGACCCCTGCATCCCCACCAGCTGCCGCATCTGCGCGCTGGACGGCTGCCCCCACCGCAAAGCGCCCTTCGCCGAACGCATCCCGTGGAGCATCGACACGGTGCTGAGCAACCGCAAGCACGGCGCGTGA
- a CDS encoding Crp/Fnr family transcriptional regulator — MDELAQAMKAMPALEGELVRKMMADGRVVEVPAGTELLHEGAYVHELPILLEGLVRVFIGHEDKELLLYFIEPSDSCVMSFAAMTGRTPSRINAVAERPSKLLMVPEVKLRQWMREHPSLSELFFQQYHERYNDMLHTVEQVAFGDLPTRLMDHLKRLKGVTGDELLDVRHARLAQELGSAREVITRTLRKLEDEGRIRQLPGGIRVLG; from the coding sequence ATGGATGAGCTGGCCCAGGCCATGAAGGCCATGCCCGCCCTGGAGGGCGAACTGGTGCGCAAGATGATGGCCGATGGCCGCGTGGTGGAGGTGCCCGCCGGCACCGAGCTGTTGCACGAAGGGGCGTATGTGCACGAGCTGCCGATCCTGCTGGAAGGCCTGGTGCGCGTCTTCATCGGCCACGAGGACAAGGAGCTGCTGCTCTACTTCATCGAACCGAGCGACAGCTGCGTGATGAGCTTCGCGGCGATGACGGGCCGTACACCCAGCCGCATCAACGCCGTGGCCGAGCGCCCCAGCAAGCTGCTGATGGTGCCCGAGGTCAAGCTGCGCCAGTGGATGCGCGAGCACCCCTCGCTCAGCGAGCTCTTCTTCCAGCAGTACCACGAGCGCTACAACGACATGCTGCACACCGTGGAGCAGGTGGCCTTCGGCGACCTGCCCACACGCCTGATGGACCACCTCAAGCGGCTGAAGGGCGTGACGGGGGATGAGCTGCTGGACGTGCGCCACGCGCGGCTGGCGCAGGAGCTGGGCTCGGCGCGGGAGGTGATCACGCGCACGCTGCGCAAGCTGGAGGACGAGGGCCGCATCCGGCAGCTGCCCGGCGGCATCCGCGTGCTCGGGTGA
- a CDS encoding DUF2892 domain-containing protein, with protein MKKNVGNIDRIVRILLALVFGYLYFSNTVTGLVGTVLLVLGGIFVLTALVGTCPIYSALGMSTCPVKQKG; from the coding sequence ATGAAGAAGAACGTCGGCAACATCGACCGCATCGTCCGCATCCTGCTCGCCCTCGTGTTCGGTTACCTGTACTTCTCCAACACCGTGACCGGACTGGTGGGCACCGTGCTGCTCGTGCTGGGCGGCATCTTCGTGCTCACCGCGCTGGTGGGCACCTGCCCGATCTACAGCGCCCTGGGCATGAGCACCTGCCCGGTGAAGCAGAAGGGCTGA
- the nhaD gene encoding sodium:proton antiporter NhaD, whose amino-acid sequence MLYLLIALIFIVGYAGIALEHPLKVNKAASAVLTGMLIWTVIMLGHDELFPGAEGGHEHLLHQLFEHISEIASILFFLLGAMAVVELMDAHEGFRVITDRIRSTNKRALLWVIGILTFFLSAALDNMTTAIVMAALLRKFIRDKDDVWTFAGLVIIAANAGGAWSPIGDVTTIMLWIGGQVTTANIILKLFLPSVVCLVLPLLWLSVRAKGRLNLVDLPAQQEEGSAARLSTREKYMVFFLGMTTLLGVPLFKSVTHLPPFMGLMLGLGVLWVFTELIHERHPKWKERKHMTVSSILSRVDHSSILFFLGILVAVAGLQVAGHLTDMAHLLDRSLGNIYAINTVIGAMSAIVDNVPLVAAAMGMYPMTQFPVDHEFWELLAYCAGTGGSMLIIGSAAGVAVMGILGIDFMWYVRRMTVPAALGYVGGILTFWLLWH is encoded by the coding sequence ATGCTCTACCTGCTCATCGCCCTGATCTTCATCGTCGGCTATGCCGGCATCGCTCTGGAGCACCCGTTGAAGGTGAACAAGGCCGCCAGCGCCGTGCTCACTGGCATGCTGATCTGGACGGTGATCATGCTCGGGCATGACGAACTGTTCCCCGGCGCCGAGGGTGGCCACGAGCACCTGCTGCATCAGCTCTTCGAGCACATCAGCGAGATCGCCAGCATCCTCTTCTTCCTGCTGGGGGCCATGGCGGTGGTGGAGCTGATGGACGCGCACGAGGGCTTCCGTGTCATCACCGACCGCATCCGGAGCACCAACAAGCGGGCCCTGCTCTGGGTGATCGGCATCCTCACCTTCTTCCTCAGCGCCGCGCTGGACAACATGACCACGGCGATCGTGATGGCGGCGCTGCTGCGCAAGTTCATCCGCGACAAGGACGACGTGTGGACCTTCGCCGGCCTGGTGATCATCGCGGCCAATGCCGGGGGCGCCTGGAGTCCGATCGGCGACGTCACCACCATCATGCTGTGGATCGGTGGGCAGGTCACCACGGCCAACATCATCCTCAAGCTGTTCCTGCCGAGCGTGGTGTGCCTTGTGCTGCCGTTGCTGTGGTTGTCCGTGCGGGCCAAGGGGCGCCTGAACCTGGTGGACCTGCCGGCGCAGCAGGAGGAGGGCTCCGCGGCGCGCTTGAGCACCCGGGAGAAGTACATGGTCTTCTTTCTGGGCATGACCACCCTGCTCGGCGTGCCGCTGTTCAAGTCGGTGACGCACCTGCCGCCCTTCATGGGGCTGATGCTCGGCCTGGGCGTGCTGTGGGTCTTCACCGAGCTCATCCATGAGCGGCACCCGAAGTGGAAGGAGCGCAAGCACATGACCGTGTCGTCGATCCTCTCGCGCGTGGACCACAGCAGCATCCTGTTCTTCCTGGGGATCCTGGTGGCGGTGGCAGGCCTGCAGGTGGCGGGTCACCTCACGGACATGGCGCACCTGCTCGATCGGTCACTGGGCAACATCTACGCCATCAACACGGTGATCGGCGCGATGAGCGCCATCGTGGACAACGTGCCGCTGGTGGCGGCCGCCATGGGCATGTACCCGATGACGCAATTCCCCGTGGACCATGAGTTCTGGGAGCTGCTGGCCTACTGCGCGGGCACGGGCGGCAGCATGCTCATCATCGGCAGCGCGGCCGGCGTGGCCGTGATGGGCATCCTGGGCATCGACTTCATGTGGTATGTGCGCCGCATGACGGTGCCTGCCGCGCTGGGCTACGTCGGCGGCATCCTCACGTTCTGGCTGCTGTGGCACTGA
- a CDS encoding DinB family protein: MIDEARFLAAMMDRTRDYTMYYLGRLLKADPDGTNGTLHKRFMCEGKALNSAFWLVAHLATSENGLLLRSTGGPVIKFSWAKHYTLGAHGAPEDERPHVEEVLHMFHEVHRQSIAHVATLGEEALSAPNPTGLPLGGAGQVRDVIMHAIRHEGSHIGHLGWLCKLHGIPTV, encoded by the coding sequence ATGATCGATGAAGCACGCTTCCTGGCGGCCATGATGGACCGCACCCGGGACTACACGATGTACTACCTCGGCCGCCTGCTGAAGGCCGACCCCGATGGCACCAACGGCACCTTGCATAAGCGGTTCATGTGCGAGGGCAAGGCCCTCAACTCGGCCTTCTGGCTGGTGGCGCACCTGGCCACCAGCGAGAACGGTCTGCTGCTGCGCAGCACCGGTGGCCCGGTGATCAAGTTCAGCTGGGCGAAGCACTACACCTTGGGCGCCCATGGCGCTCCGGAGGATGAACGGCCGCATGTGGAGGAGGTCCTGCACATGTTCCACGAGGTGCATCGCCAGTCCATCGCGCATGTGGCCACCCTGGGCGAGGAGGCGCTCAGCGCGCCCAACCCCACCGGGCTTCCGCTCGGCGGCGCGGGCCAGGTGCGCGACGTGATCATGCACGCCATCCGGCACGAGGGCAGCCACATCGGACACCTGGGGTGGCTGTGCAAGCTGCACGGCATCCCCACCGTGTGA
- a CDS encoding glycosyltransferase family 4 protein, giving the protein MYATSMDPTDVRAWSGTVRFIAKSLEDQQVQMRYLGDLQRTRVLLRKAVNKVQHWISPDSIFPVERTTTMAERFAGQIGEALAESDCDVVFSPSSIPVALLRCDRPKVFYTDATFAGILDLYPEYRNYPKRYLQQGHDLEREALRSCDLAIYSSEWAARTAVEHYDADPSRIRVVPFGCNLDRIPARSRIEQVIDSRPMERCELLFLAVSWERKGGDLALRTAERLHAQGLDVRLTIVGCTPPEAKLPPYVEVVPFIAKNTAAGQRRITNLIQRSHVLLLPTRADCSPIVFSECNAFGVPCITTAVGGTPSSVRDGLNGMALPLDADADAYAATIAELMIEPQRYRALAHGALNEHHERLNWNSTGLTLRRHLEELLAAKG; this is encoded by the coding sequence ATGTACGCCACCAGCATGGACCCGACCGACGTCCGGGCCTGGAGCGGTACGGTGCGGTTCATTGCGAAAAGCCTGGAGGACCAACAGGTGCAGATGCGCTACCTCGGCGATCTGCAGCGCACCCGCGTGCTGCTCCGCAAGGCGGTGAACAAGGTCCAGCACTGGATCTCGCCGGACAGCATCTTCCCGGTGGAGCGCACCACCACCATGGCCGAGCGATTCGCCGGCCAGATCGGCGAAGCGCTCGCCGAGAGCGATTGTGACGTGGTGTTCTCCCCCAGCAGCATCCCGGTGGCCCTGCTGAGGTGCGACCGGCCGAAGGTGTTCTACACCGACGCCACCTTCGCCGGCATCCTCGACCTGTACCCGGAGTACCGCAACTACCCCAAGCGCTACCTGCAGCAGGGGCACGACCTGGAACGGGAGGCGCTGCGCAGCTGCGATCTGGCCATCTATTCAAGCGAGTGGGCCGCCCGCACCGCCGTGGAGCACTATGATGCCGATCCGTCGCGCATCCGCGTGGTGCCCTTCGGTTGCAACCTCGACCGCATCCCGGCGCGCTCCCGCATCGAGCAGGTGATCGACAGCCGCCCGATGGAGCGCTGCGAACTGCTCTTCCTGGCGGTGAGCTGGGAGCGCAAGGGCGGCGACCTTGCGTTACGGACGGCGGAGCGGCTGCACGCGCAGGGTCTCGACGTGCGGCTCACCATCGTGGGCTGTACGCCTCCCGAGGCGAAGCTCCCGCCGTATGTCGAGGTGGTGCCCTTCATCGCCAAGAACACCGCAGCCGGGCAGCGCCGCATCACCAACCTCATCCAGCGCTCGCACGTCCTGCTGCTGCCCACCCGCGCCGATTGTTCGCCCATCGTCTTCAGCGAATGCAATGCCTTCGGTGTGCCCTGCATCACCACCGCCGTGGGCGGAACCCCCAGCTCGGTCAGGGACGGGCTGAACGGCATGGCCCTGCCCTTGGATGCCGATGCCGACGCCTATGCCGCAACGATCGCCGAACTGATGATCGAGCCGCAGCGGTACCGCGCACTGGCCCATGGCGCGCTGAACGAGCACCATGAGCGGTTGAACTGGAACAGCACAGGCCTCACCTTGCGGCGCCACCTGGAGGAGTTGCTGGCCGCGAAGGGCTGA
- the aroC gene encoding chorismate synthase produces MSGNSTGRIFRLTTFGASHDAAIGGVVEGCPAGLRLDLEAVQQELDRRRPGSTALGTARREGDRVELLSGVMDGVTLGTPIGFLIRNTDARPQDYEHLKDTYRPGHADLTWEQKYGVRDHRGGGRSSARETACRVVGGAIARQLLAMAGVRVQAWVSQVGEVRLGGVPFDAADTWSSPVRCPHAPTAEAMTALIEAVRAEGDSIGGCVSARISGTPPGLGEPVFDKLHADLGKAMLGINAVKGFQLGTGFAAVAMRGSAHNDALEPDGAGGIRSATNRGGGVQGGISTGADILFEVAFKPPATVMRPQASVDREGRPVVLEGRGRHDPCVVPRAVPIVEAMACLVLADHLLRQRSARI; encoded by the coding sequence ATGTCCGGCAACAGCACGGGGAGGATCTTTCGGCTCACCACCTTCGGCGCCAGCCACGATGCGGCCATCGGCGGGGTGGTGGAAGGCTGTCCTGCCGGTCTACGCCTGGACCTGGAGGCCGTGCAGCAGGAGCTGGACCGCCGACGCCCGGGCAGCACCGCCTTGGGCACCGCCCGCCGCGAGGGCGACCGCGTGGAGCTGTTGAGCGGCGTGATGGACGGCGTGACGCTGGGCACGCCGATCGGTTTCCTGATCCGCAACACCGACGCCCGGCCGCAGGATTACGAACACCTGAAGGACACGTACCGGCCGGGTCACGCCGACCTCACCTGGGAACAGAAGTACGGTGTCCGTGATCACCGCGGCGGCGGCCGCAGCAGTGCGCGGGAGACCGCCTGCCGCGTGGTGGGCGGCGCGATCGCGCGGCAGCTGCTCGCCATGGCGGGGGTGCGGGTGCAGGCCTGGGTGTCGCAGGTGGGCGAGGTGCGGCTCGGCGGGGTGCCCTTCGATGCCGCCGACACCTGGTCCAGCCCGGTGCGCTGTCCGCACGCGCCCACGGCCGAGGCCATGACGGCCCTGATCGAGGCGGTGCGGGCCGAAGGGGACAGCATCGGCGGCTGCGTCAGCGCCCGCATCAGCGGAACACCACCGGGCCTGGGCGAACCGGTGTTCGACAAGCTGCACGCCGACCTGGGCAAGGCCATGTTGGGCATCAACGCCGTGAAGGGCTTCCAGCTGGGCACGGGCTTCGCTGCGGTGGCCATGCGCGGTTCGGCGCACAACGATGCTTTGGAGCCCGATGGCGCCGGTGGCATCCGCAGCGCCACCAACCGGGGCGGTGGCGTGCAGGGCGGCATCAGCACCGGGGCCGACATTCTGTTCGAGGTGGCCTTCAAGCCGCCCGCCACGGTGATGCGGCCGCAGGCCTCCGTGGACCGCGAGGGGCGGCCGGTGGTGCTGGAAGGCCGCGGCCGCCACGACCCCTGCGTGGTGCCCCGCGCCGTGCCCATCGTGGAGGCCATGGCCTGCCTGGTGCTGGCCGATCATCTGCTTCGGCAGCGCTCGGCGCGCATCTGA